GTAGATGAGGTGAGTGCTGTTGGAAATGTCTAAGTCGTCACTTACAAAGTAAGTGTAGTCCATAGTACCAATCCATAAGAATGAATTGTGGGAGGTAGCTTGTTTTGCAGCTTGTCTCCAAGTACTGTAGGAAGAATCGGCAGGTTGATCCATTGCTTGATCGATTAATGCATCTACAGCAGCATCTTTAAGATTACCTGGGTTGTCGTAACCTACACAAGCCACATCTGAACCGTATTGATGCTCAATTGAGTATGGATCTGCTGAACCGAATCCCCATACTACTCCTTGACTGTATTTGTCTGGGTCAATTTCGTCCCAGCTTGCACCTTTAGGAGTGATTTCAATACCTAACTCTTTTGCTTGCTCTGCTAAAGTTACTGCAATTGCTTGTCTTTCAACTGCGGATGCCTTATAGTATACAGTGAATTCAGCTTTTTGGCCATCTTTTTCTCTGATACCGTCACCGTCAGTGTCTTTCCATCCTGCTTGTTCAAGAATAGCTTTTGCTTGGTCTACTTGACCGTCTTTGTATCCAGCATCAAATGCCCATGGTAATTGGTCAGCCACACCGGTGTAGGATACATTACCGTATCCGTTTAATGCACCGTCTATTAAATCTTCTCTGTCAATACCAATAGCTAAAGCTTGTCTGACAGCTGGGTCTCCGGTTACATTGTTACCGATTGCAATGCCATCTTCACTTGTTTCCCCTTCATCCATTGTGGTAGGTAAGGAAACACCACGTACATCAATGGAATCGAAGTATTCCATGTGGTAACCGTCAATTTCTTCATCAGCATATGCTACTGCCACTTCAGCAATGTCCACATCTCCGTTTTTGACTGCTGCAAATGCTGCATCAGGGTCAAGGAAGAGGTTGGTGATCTTGTTGAAGTAAGGTTCTTCACCATAGTAGTCAGGGTTTTTCTCTAGGATGAATTGTTGACCTTTGTCCCATTGAGCTAATTTATATGGTCCGGAACCGATTGGGTTTTGACCGTATGTTGCGTTGTCATAAGTAGCTTCTGGAACGATACCTACATCAGTCAATTTGTTGATGAATGTGGAATCCGGTTGGTCAAGAGTGAAGACTACGTTATCTCCATCCGCTTTAGCTTCTTCCATATGGGTTAAGTCTGCACCTTCTCCAAACTCTTTAGCAGTGTTATAGGAGAAAGCTACGTCTTTAGCGGTTAATTGGGAACCATCTGTGAATTTTACATCATCACGAATGGTTACAGTGTATGTTTTCAAGTCACTAGATATTTCATAATCTGTTGCCAGATCGTTTACAAATTCATTGTCAGCATTTCTTTTCAGAACTGTACTTTGAATAAGTGGGTCTGTACCGGAATCGTGGTATCCCCAACCATGCATTGGGTCGAAACCGAATTCAGGTTCTTCTCCGTGAGCGGCTACACAGGTGATCAATTCA
The window above is part of the Methanobrevibacter sp. genome. Proteins encoded here:
- a CDS encoding ABC transporter substrate-binding protein, with product MDRKILICTVIALIAIISVGSASAGWFDFLTGGNEHAPDELITCVAAHGEEPEFGFDPMHGWGYHDSGTDPLIQSTVLKRNADNEFVNDLATDYEISSDLKTYTVTIRDDVKFTDGSQLTAKDVAFSYNTAKEFGEGADLTHMEEAKADGDNVVFTLDQPDSTFINKLTDVGIVPEATYDNATYGQNPIGSGPYKLAQWDKGQQFILEKNPDYYGEEPYFNKITNLFLDPDAAFAAVKNGDVDIAEVAVAYADEEIDGYHMEYFDSIDVRGVSLPTTMDEGETSEDGIAIGNNVTGDPAVRQALAIGIDREDLIDGALNGYGNVSYTGVADQLPWAFDAGYKDGQVDQAKAILEQAGWKDTDGDGIREKDGQKAEFTVYYKASAVERQAIAVTLAEQAKELGIEITPKGASWDEIDPDKYSQGVVWGFGSADPYSIEHQYGSDVACVGYDNPGNLKDAAVDALIDQAMDQPADSSYSTWRQAAKQATSHNSFLWIGTMDYTYFVSDDLDISNSTHLIYPHGGDIWGNIYDWKRLDTNETA